In Triticum urartu cultivar G1812 chromosome 6, Tu2.1, whole genome shotgun sequence, the following proteins share a genomic window:
- the LOC125513287 gene encoding protein FAR1-RELATED SEQUENCE 6-like isoform X1 has translation METEGAVPPPKNPRRPRRRDLNALDPYLEESDGQDIGIPEVGMVFNNHMEVNRFYRRYARRVGFGVSVRRSSFSQEGTCLYLELMCCKGGRPRYEPKFRKRASSTTNCPARIRVKLWGDKLLHVELANLDHNHPVSPAMARFLNSYKQLSGPAKRRLRMGGPGAMPVEEPSKMPVDKLGALEELLFGESKNHSFVERGRLKLQPGDSEALRLFFTRMQAKNANFFNVIDLDDEGCVRNVFWADAWSRAMYEYYNDAITLDTSYVVSKHDMPLVTFLGVNHHGQSVLLGCGLLSDETAETYTWLFKAWVACMSGNLPKAIITDQCRGIQSAVAEVVPGVRHRICLHQIMKKAAEQLSGLSEYKAISKALQKAAYDSLTVDEFEGEWSTLITYNGLQGHDWLRSLYECRFSWVPIFLKDAFWAGMSATQRSETITPFFEGYVDLKTSLKQFLGKYEMILQSKYEKEAQADFETFHKQRPPVSKFYMEEQLSKVYTHNMFKKLQDEIEAIMYCHVSLMNGDGPISTFNVKECIFLEDGKRTMSKIFAVTYNTEEKDITCICGGFQFSGILCRHSLSVLKFQQVREVPSQYVLDRWKKDFRQLHVMGRLSSDVVPDNRVDRYDYLSMRCLQLVDSAVLSDKYRLALRLVREVEKFLLNSNTHDDTQPRIKSRIPKVKPNTVTGQNLVNVVTDNGNGGPKGPEASASAQASQIQKGVAEKAVVPAGYIGVPANVQQFMGNQAAMRPSIVYMVPSGVDPQAFGNGVLMPVMYQQMFQIPQQPNGAAQDTLANGKRKRPRAQKPTETSHQSNGTSGPAAG, from the exons ATGGAGACGGAGGGGGCGGTCCCCCCGCCCAAGAATCCTCGCCGCCCCCGGCGCCGCGACCTCAACGCACTG GATCCATATTTAGAGGAATCTGATGGACAGGACATTGGCATTCCAGAAGTTGGCATGGTGTTCAATAACCACATGGAGGTCAACCGATTCTACCGTAGGTATGCCCGTCGTGTTGGTTTTGGTGTCTCGGTTAGGAGGTCCTCGTTCTCACAAGAAGGCACCTGCTTATATCTCGAGCTGATGTGCTGTAAAGGAGGGCGTCCACGTTATGAGCCTAAGTTCAGGAAGCGGGCCTCATCAACCACCAATTGCCCAGCAAGGATCCGTGTGAAGTTATGGGGAGACAAATTGTTGCATGTAGAGTTGGCAAACCTTGATCACAATCATCCTGTGAGCCCAGCAATGGCAAGGTTCTTGAACTCTTATAAGCAGCTTTCTGGCCCTGCGAAGAGGCGGCTGCGTATGGGTGGACCTGGAGCTATGCCAGTTGAAGAGCCAAGCAAGATGCCTGTTGATAAGTTGGGTGCACTCGAGGAACTTCTGTTTGGAGAGAGCAAGAACCATAGTTTTGTTGAGAGGGGCCGTTTGAAGCTCCAACCTGGAGATTCAGAAGCACTTCGACTTTTCTTTACCCGAATGCAGGCCAAAAATGCAAACTTTTTCAATGTTATCGACTTGGATGATGAAGGCTGTGTCAGGAATGTTTTTTGGGCGGATGCATGGTCAAGAGCCATGTATGAGTATTATAATGACGCTATCACCCTTGACACTTCCTATGTGGTTAGTAAACATGATATGCCTCTTGTGACTTTTCTTGGGGTGAATCATCATGGCCAATCTGTCTTGTTGGGTTGTGGCCTGCTCTCTGATGAAACAGCAGAAACCTATACGTGGCTGTTTAAGGCGTGGGTAGCATGCATGTCTGGCAACCTTCCAAAGGCTATCATCACTGACCAATGCAGGGGCATCCAGAGTGCAGTTGCTGAGGTTGTTCCTGGAGTTCGCCATAGAATATGCTTGCATCAGATAATGAAGAAGGCGGCAGAGCAATTAAGTGGGCTATCAGAGTACAAAGCTATCAGCAAGGCATTGCAAAAGGCTGCATATGATTCTTTAACAGTAGATGAGTTTGAAGGTGAATGGAGTACTTTGATCACATACAATGGGCTTCAGGGTCATGACTGGTTAAGATCACTTTATGAGTGCAGATTTTCATGGGTTCCTATCTTTCTTAAAGATGCTTTTTGGGCAGGAATGTCTGCTACACAAAGAAGTGAAACTATCACTCCTTTCTTTGAAGGGTATGTTGATTTGaaaacctctttgaagcaatttCTTGGTAAGTATGAGATGATTTTGCAGAGCAAATACGAGAAAGAAGCCCAAGCAGATTTTGAGACATTTCATAAGCAACGTCCACCTGTTTCAAAATTCTATATGGAAGAACAGCTCTCAAAGGTATACACCCATAACATGTTCAAGAAGTTGCAAGATGAGATTGAAGCCATTATGTACTGCCATGTATCTTTGATGAATGGTGATGGGCCCATCTCCACATTTAATGTCAAGGAATGTATTTTCCTTGAAGATGGTAAAAGGACTATGAGCAAGATTTTTGCAGTTACTTATAACACAGAGGAAAAGGATATAACTTGTATATGTGGAGGTTTCCAATTTAGCGGCATATTATGTAGGCATAGTCTCTCCGTGCTCAAGTTTCAACAGGTTCGTGAAGTTCCTTCACAGTATGTTCTTGATAGGTGGAAAAAGGATTTTAGACAGTTACATGTGATGGGACGACTTTCAAGTGATGTTGTTCCCGACAATCGTGTGGATAGATATGACTATTTGTCGATGAGATGCCTGCAGCTTGTTGACTCTGCAGTCCTGTCAGATAAGTATCGCCTTGCTTTGAGGCTGGTGAGAGAGGTTGAGAAGTTCTTATTAAATAGCAATACACATGATGATACACAGCCAAGGATCAAGTCTCGCATTCCTAAAGTAAAACCAAATACAGTGACTGGTCAAAATTTGGTGAATGTCGTTACTGACAATGGGAATGGTGGGCCCAAAGGACCAGAG GCTTCTGCATCAGCGCAAGCATCACAAATCCAGAAG GGAGTAGCAGAAAAGGCTGTAGTTCCTGCTGGTTACATTGGTGTGCCAGCTAACGTCCAGCAATTCATGGGCAATCAAGCTGCAATGCGCCCAAGTATTGTTTACATGGTTCCG AGTGGCGTTGACCCTCAGGCATTTGGAAATGGTGTTTTGATGCCAGTGATGTACCAGCAGATGTTCCAG ATACCTCAGCAGCCAAACGGAGCCGCGCAAGACACATTAGCAAACGGTAAAAGGAAGCGACCCCGTGCCCAGAAGCCAACAGAGACATCTCATCAGTCAAATGGAACCTCAGGACCTGCAGCTGGCTAA
- the LOC125513287 gene encoding protein FAR1-RELATED SEQUENCE 6-like isoform X2 — MMVNPDPYLEESDGQDIGIPEVGMVFNNHMEVNRFYRRYARRVGFGVSVRRSSFSQEGTCLYLELMCCKGGRPRYEPKFRKRASSTTNCPARIRVKLWGDKLLHVELANLDHNHPVSPAMARFLNSYKQLSGPAKRRLRMGGPGAMPVEEPSKMPVDKLGALEELLFGESKNHSFVERGRLKLQPGDSEALRLFFTRMQAKNANFFNVIDLDDEGCVRNVFWADAWSRAMYEYYNDAITLDTSYVVSKHDMPLVTFLGVNHHGQSVLLGCGLLSDETAETYTWLFKAWVACMSGNLPKAIITDQCRGIQSAVAEVVPGVRHRICLHQIMKKAAEQLSGLSEYKAISKALQKAAYDSLTVDEFEGEWSTLITYNGLQGHDWLRSLYECRFSWVPIFLKDAFWAGMSATQRSETITPFFEGYVDLKTSLKQFLGKYEMILQSKYEKEAQADFETFHKQRPPVSKFYMEEQLSKVYTHNMFKKLQDEIEAIMYCHVSLMNGDGPISTFNVKECIFLEDGKRTMSKIFAVTYNTEEKDITCICGGFQFSGILCRHSLSVLKFQQVREVPSQYVLDRWKKDFRQLHVMGRLSSDVVPDNRVDRYDYLSMRCLQLVDSAVLSDKYRLALRLVREVEKFLLNSNTHDDTQPRIKSRIPKVKPNTVTGQNLVNVVTDNGNGGPKGPEASASAQASQIQKGVAEKAVVPAGYIGVPANVQQFMGNQAAMRPSIVYMVPSGVDPQAFGNGVLMPVMYQQMFQIPQQPNGAAQDTLANGKRKRPRAQKPTETSHQSNGTSGPAAG; from the exons ATGATGGTCAATCCA GATCCATATTTAGAGGAATCTGATGGACAGGACATTGGCATTCCAGAAGTTGGCATGGTGTTCAATAACCACATGGAGGTCAACCGATTCTACCGTAGGTATGCCCGTCGTGTTGGTTTTGGTGTCTCGGTTAGGAGGTCCTCGTTCTCACAAGAAGGCACCTGCTTATATCTCGAGCTGATGTGCTGTAAAGGAGGGCGTCCACGTTATGAGCCTAAGTTCAGGAAGCGGGCCTCATCAACCACCAATTGCCCAGCAAGGATCCGTGTGAAGTTATGGGGAGACAAATTGTTGCATGTAGAGTTGGCAAACCTTGATCACAATCATCCTGTGAGCCCAGCAATGGCAAGGTTCTTGAACTCTTATAAGCAGCTTTCTGGCCCTGCGAAGAGGCGGCTGCGTATGGGTGGACCTGGAGCTATGCCAGTTGAAGAGCCAAGCAAGATGCCTGTTGATAAGTTGGGTGCACTCGAGGAACTTCTGTTTGGAGAGAGCAAGAACCATAGTTTTGTTGAGAGGGGCCGTTTGAAGCTCCAACCTGGAGATTCAGAAGCACTTCGACTTTTCTTTACCCGAATGCAGGCCAAAAATGCAAACTTTTTCAATGTTATCGACTTGGATGATGAAGGCTGTGTCAGGAATGTTTTTTGGGCGGATGCATGGTCAAGAGCCATGTATGAGTATTATAATGACGCTATCACCCTTGACACTTCCTATGTGGTTAGTAAACATGATATGCCTCTTGTGACTTTTCTTGGGGTGAATCATCATGGCCAATCTGTCTTGTTGGGTTGTGGCCTGCTCTCTGATGAAACAGCAGAAACCTATACGTGGCTGTTTAAGGCGTGGGTAGCATGCATGTCTGGCAACCTTCCAAAGGCTATCATCACTGACCAATGCAGGGGCATCCAGAGTGCAGTTGCTGAGGTTGTTCCTGGAGTTCGCCATAGAATATGCTTGCATCAGATAATGAAGAAGGCGGCAGAGCAATTAAGTGGGCTATCAGAGTACAAAGCTATCAGCAAGGCATTGCAAAAGGCTGCATATGATTCTTTAACAGTAGATGAGTTTGAAGGTGAATGGAGTACTTTGATCACATACAATGGGCTTCAGGGTCATGACTGGTTAAGATCACTTTATGAGTGCAGATTTTCATGGGTTCCTATCTTTCTTAAAGATGCTTTTTGGGCAGGAATGTCTGCTACACAAAGAAGTGAAACTATCACTCCTTTCTTTGAAGGGTATGTTGATTTGaaaacctctttgaagcaatttCTTGGTAAGTATGAGATGATTTTGCAGAGCAAATACGAGAAAGAAGCCCAAGCAGATTTTGAGACATTTCATAAGCAACGTCCACCTGTTTCAAAATTCTATATGGAAGAACAGCTCTCAAAGGTATACACCCATAACATGTTCAAGAAGTTGCAAGATGAGATTGAAGCCATTATGTACTGCCATGTATCTTTGATGAATGGTGATGGGCCCATCTCCACATTTAATGTCAAGGAATGTATTTTCCTTGAAGATGGTAAAAGGACTATGAGCAAGATTTTTGCAGTTACTTATAACACAGAGGAAAAGGATATAACTTGTATATGTGGAGGTTTCCAATTTAGCGGCATATTATGTAGGCATAGTCTCTCCGTGCTCAAGTTTCAACAGGTTCGTGAAGTTCCTTCACAGTATGTTCTTGATAGGTGGAAAAAGGATTTTAGACAGTTACATGTGATGGGACGACTTTCAAGTGATGTTGTTCCCGACAATCGTGTGGATAGATATGACTATTTGTCGATGAGATGCCTGCAGCTTGTTGACTCTGCAGTCCTGTCAGATAAGTATCGCCTTGCTTTGAGGCTGGTGAGAGAGGTTGAGAAGTTCTTATTAAATAGCAATACACATGATGATACACAGCCAAGGATCAAGTCTCGCATTCCTAAAGTAAAACCAAATACAGTGACTGGTCAAAATTTGGTGAATGTCGTTACTGACAATGGGAATGGTGGGCCCAAAGGACCAGAG GCTTCTGCATCAGCGCAAGCATCACAAATCCAGAAG GGAGTAGCAGAAAAGGCTGTAGTTCCTGCTGGTTACATTGGTGTGCCAGCTAACGTCCAGCAATTCATGGGCAATCAAGCTGCAATGCGCCCAAGTATTGTTTACATGGTTCCG AGTGGCGTTGACCCTCAGGCATTTGGAAATGGTGTTTTGATGCCAGTGATGTACCAGCAGATGTTCCAG ATACCTCAGCAGCCAAACGGAGCCGCGCAAGACACATTAGCAAACGGTAAAAGGAAGCGACCCCGTGCCCAGAAGCCAACAGAGACATCTCATCAGTCAAATGGAACCTCAGGACCTGCAGCTGGCTAA
- the LOC125513287 gene encoding protein FAR1-RELATED SEQUENCE 6-like isoform X3, with product MDRTLAFQKLAWCSITTWRSTDSTVGGRPRYEPKFRKRASSTTNCPARIRVKLWGDKLLHVELANLDHNHPVSPAMARFLNSYKQLSGPAKRRLRMGGPGAMPVEEPSKMPVDKLGALEELLFGESKNHSFVERGRLKLQPGDSEALRLFFTRMQAKNANFFNVIDLDDEGCVRNVFWADAWSRAMYEYYNDAITLDTSYVVSKHDMPLVTFLGVNHHGQSVLLGCGLLSDETAETYTWLFKAWVACMSGNLPKAIITDQCRGIQSAVAEVVPGVRHRICLHQIMKKAAEQLSGLSEYKAISKALQKAAYDSLTVDEFEGEWSTLITYNGLQGHDWLRSLYECRFSWVPIFLKDAFWAGMSATQRSETITPFFEGYVDLKTSLKQFLGKYEMILQSKYEKEAQADFETFHKQRPPVSKFYMEEQLSKVYTHNMFKKLQDEIEAIMYCHVSLMNGDGPISTFNVKECIFLEDGKRTMSKIFAVTYNTEEKDITCICGGFQFSGILCRHSLSVLKFQQVREVPSQYVLDRWKKDFRQLHVMGRLSSDVVPDNRVDRYDYLSMRCLQLVDSAVLSDKYRLALRLVREVEKFLLNSNTHDDTQPRIKSRIPKVKPNTVTGQNLVNVVTDNGNGGPKGPEASASAQASQIQKGVAEKAVVPAGYIGVPANVQQFMGNQAAMRPSIVYMVPSGVDPQAFGNGVLMPVMYQQMFQIPQQPNGAAQDTLANGKRKRPRAQKPTETSHQSNGTSGPAAG from the exons ATGGACAGGACATTGGCATTCCAGAAGTTGGCATGGTGTTCAATAACCACATGGAGGTCAACCGATTCTACCGTAG GAGGGCGTCCACGTTATGAGCCTAAGTTCAGGAAGCGGGCCTCATCAACCACCAATTGCCCAGCAAGGATCCGTGTGAAGTTATGGGGAGACAAATTGTTGCATGTAGAGTTGGCAAACCTTGATCACAATCATCCTGTGAGCCCAGCAATGGCAAGGTTCTTGAACTCTTATAAGCAGCTTTCTGGCCCTGCGAAGAGGCGGCTGCGTATGGGTGGACCTGGAGCTATGCCAGTTGAAGAGCCAAGCAAGATGCCTGTTGATAAGTTGGGTGCACTCGAGGAACTTCTGTTTGGAGAGAGCAAGAACCATAGTTTTGTTGAGAGGGGCCGTTTGAAGCTCCAACCTGGAGATTCAGAAGCACTTCGACTTTTCTTTACCCGAATGCAGGCCAAAAATGCAAACTTTTTCAATGTTATCGACTTGGATGATGAAGGCTGTGTCAGGAATGTTTTTTGGGCGGATGCATGGTCAAGAGCCATGTATGAGTATTATAATGACGCTATCACCCTTGACACTTCCTATGTGGTTAGTAAACATGATATGCCTCTTGTGACTTTTCTTGGGGTGAATCATCATGGCCAATCTGTCTTGTTGGGTTGTGGCCTGCTCTCTGATGAAACAGCAGAAACCTATACGTGGCTGTTTAAGGCGTGGGTAGCATGCATGTCTGGCAACCTTCCAAAGGCTATCATCACTGACCAATGCAGGGGCATCCAGAGTGCAGTTGCTGAGGTTGTTCCTGGAGTTCGCCATAGAATATGCTTGCATCAGATAATGAAGAAGGCGGCAGAGCAATTAAGTGGGCTATCAGAGTACAAAGCTATCAGCAAGGCATTGCAAAAGGCTGCATATGATTCTTTAACAGTAGATGAGTTTGAAGGTGAATGGAGTACTTTGATCACATACAATGGGCTTCAGGGTCATGACTGGTTAAGATCACTTTATGAGTGCAGATTTTCATGGGTTCCTATCTTTCTTAAAGATGCTTTTTGGGCAGGAATGTCTGCTACACAAAGAAGTGAAACTATCACTCCTTTCTTTGAAGGGTATGTTGATTTGaaaacctctttgaagcaatttCTTGGTAAGTATGAGATGATTTTGCAGAGCAAATACGAGAAAGAAGCCCAAGCAGATTTTGAGACATTTCATAAGCAACGTCCACCTGTTTCAAAATTCTATATGGAAGAACAGCTCTCAAAGGTATACACCCATAACATGTTCAAGAAGTTGCAAGATGAGATTGAAGCCATTATGTACTGCCATGTATCTTTGATGAATGGTGATGGGCCCATCTCCACATTTAATGTCAAGGAATGTATTTTCCTTGAAGATGGTAAAAGGACTATGAGCAAGATTTTTGCAGTTACTTATAACACAGAGGAAAAGGATATAACTTGTATATGTGGAGGTTTCCAATTTAGCGGCATATTATGTAGGCATAGTCTCTCCGTGCTCAAGTTTCAACAGGTTCGTGAAGTTCCTTCACAGTATGTTCTTGATAGGTGGAAAAAGGATTTTAGACAGTTACATGTGATGGGACGACTTTCAAGTGATGTTGTTCCCGACAATCGTGTGGATAGATATGACTATTTGTCGATGAGATGCCTGCAGCTTGTTGACTCTGCAGTCCTGTCAGATAAGTATCGCCTTGCTTTGAGGCTGGTGAGAGAGGTTGAGAAGTTCTTATTAAATAGCAATACACATGATGATACACAGCCAAGGATCAAGTCTCGCATTCCTAAAGTAAAACCAAATACAGTGACTGGTCAAAATTTGGTGAATGTCGTTACTGACAATGGGAATGGTGGGCCCAAAGGACCAGAG GCTTCTGCATCAGCGCAAGCATCACAAATCCAGAAG GGAGTAGCAGAAAAGGCTGTAGTTCCTGCTGGTTACATTGGTGTGCCAGCTAACGTCCAGCAATTCATGGGCAATCAAGCTGCAATGCGCCCAAGTATTGTTTACATGGTTCCG AGTGGCGTTGACCCTCAGGCATTTGGAAATGGTGTTTTGATGCCAGTGATGTACCAGCAGATGTTCCAG ATACCTCAGCAGCCAAACGGAGCCGCGCAAGACACATTAGCAAACGGTAAAAGGAAGCGACCCCGTGCCCAGAAGCCAACAGAGACATCTCATCAGTCAAATGGAACCTCAGGACCTGCAGCTGGCTAA
- the LOC125513288 gene encoding mitochondrial proton/calcium exchanger protein-like, with product MASRAIIRRRKHLLDNVNTPILSSSSTFQHGAFGFKAQPRIAQQFLEQSLGDSKSDKEKEPYSVNLTKGGLLGLGNGFPQRPAHVISLHGYGIGRSNEFALPFGARGLLQSVRRASTATAGQPKLDIEEEQSEDQKQNKKKKEASPEECDQAVEGLSTAKAKAKAKQVQESLKASRSIVQKFWARLLGIGPALRAIASMSRADWAVKLKHGKDEFISTLQHYWLGTKLLWADVRISSRLLVKLAGGKSLSRRERQQLTRTTADIFRLVPVAVFIVVPFMEFLLPVFLKLFPNMLPSTFQDRMKEEEALKRKLKARMEYAKFLQDTAKEMAKEVQTSRSGETKQTAEDLDEFLNKVRKGERVSNDEILNFAKLFNDELTLDNMSRPRLVNMCKYMGIRPFGTDHYLRFMLRKKLRDIKNDDKVIQAEGVESLSEEELRQACRERGHLGLLSTEEMRQQLRDWLDLSLNHAMPSSLLILSRAFIVSGRMKPEEAVVATLSSLPDEVVDTVGTVLPSEDSVSERRKKLEFLEMQEELIKEEEKKKEKEEKAKQKKEEKAKLKEPEADEQDLALNEMTEPTAREEEELREGKQRDKEQLCNISRALAVLASASSVSKERQEFLSLVNQEIGLYNSMIEKEGTDGEEAKRAYMAAREEADDADEVAAEEKVSSALIEKVDAMLQGLEKEIDDVDAQIGNRWQLLDRDHDGKVTPEEVAAAAAYLKDTIGKEGVQEFISNLSKDKEGKILVEDIVKLASQTDENNEDQEEESRQ from the exons ATGGCTTCAAGGGCGATCATTAGGAGAAGGAAGCATCTTTTGGATAATGTTAACACACCTATCCTGTCATCCTCCTCTACCTTCCAGCATGGGGCATTTGGTTTCAAGGCTCAGCCAAGAATAGCGCAGCAATTTCTCGAGCAAAGCTTAGGGGACTCAAAATCTGACAAGGAGAAAGAGCCGTATAGTGTGAATTTGACAAAGGGTGGTCTGCTAGGTCTTGGTAATGGGTTTCCGCAGCGACCAGCTCATGTGATTTCTCTTCATGGTTATGGAATTGGAAGAAGTAATGAATTTGCATTGCCTTTTGGAGCTAGAGGTTTGTTGCAGTCAGTCCGCAGAGCATCAACTGCAACTGCTGGGCAACCTAAGTTGGATATCGAAGAAGAACAGAGTGAGGATCAGAAGcagaataaaaagaaaaaggagGCATCCCCAGAAGAATGTGACCAGGCTGTGGAAGGCCTAAGCACAGCAAAAGCTAAAGCCAAAGCCAAGCAGGTGCAAGAATCTCTAAAGGCTAGCCGATCAATCGTACAAAAATTCTGGGCAAGGCTTCTGGGTATTGGCCCTGCTCTCCGAGCTATTGCTTCAATGAGTAG AGCTGACTGGGCTGTAAAGCTGAAGCATGGGAAGGATGAATTTATTTCTACACTGCAGCATTACTGGTTAGGAACAAAGCTACTTTGGGCAGATGTTAGGATTTCATCAAGATTGCTGGTGAAGCTTGCTGGTGGAAAGAGCCTGTCAAGGAGAGAGAGGCAACAACTCACCCGTACAACAGCTGATATCTTCAGGCTGGTACCTGTTGCTGTGTTTATCGTTGTTCCGTTCATGGAATTCTTATTGCCGGTGTTTCTCAAGTTGTTTCCAAACATGCTGCCATCCACTTTTCAAGACAGGATGAAAGAAGAG GAAGCGTTGAAAAGGAAACTGAAAGCAAGGATGGAGTATGCAAAGTTTCTGCAAGATACTGCAAAAGAAATGGCAAAGGAAGTCCAAACATCCCGTAGTGGAGAAACTAAACAGACCGCTGAAGATCTGGACGAATTTTTAAACAAG GTTAGGAAAGGTGAACGTGTATCCAATGATGAAATCTTGAACTTCGCGAAGCTGTTTAATGATGAACTGACTTTGGATAACATGAGCAG ACCACGCTTGGTAAATATGTGCAAATATATGGGTATTCGGCCTTTTGGTACGGACCATTACTTGAGGTTCATGCTTCGCAAAAAACTGCGCGA CATTAAGAATGATGATAAGGTGATTCAAGCTGAGGGGGTGGAGTCTCTTTCTGAAGAGGAGCTCCGGCAAGCCTGCCGTGAACGCGGCCACCTAGGCCTGCTGTCAACGGAAGAAATGCGTCAACAG CTACGAGACTGGTTGGACCTCTCACTCAACCATGCTATGCCATCGTCCCTTCTCATACTTTCAAG AGCTTTTATCGTATCTGGGAGAATGAAACCTGAGGAGGCTGTTGTAGCAACATTGTCTTCTCTACCAGATGAAGTTGTGGATACAGTTGGTACAGTATTGCCATCTGAAGATTCAGTTTCTGAGAGAAGGAAAAAACTGGAATTCCTTGAGATGCAGGAAGAACTTATCAAG gaggaagagaagaagaaagagaaagaagaaaaggCAAAACAAAAGAAGGAAGAGAAGGCAAAGCTCAAAGAACCAGAGGCTGATGAACAAGATTTAGCTTTAAATGAAATGACCGAGCCTACTGCTAGGGAAGAAGAAGAACTGAGAGAAGGAAAACAGCGTGACAAGGAACAACTCTGTAATATCAGTCGAGCCTTGGCTGTGCTAGCATCTGCATCG TCTGTTAGCAAGGAGCGTCAAGAGTTCCTGAGCCTTGTCAACCAGGAG ATAGGACTGTATAACTCCATGATTGAAAAAGAAGGCACAGATGGTGAAGAAGCTAAGAGGGCATATATGGCTGCTAGAGAGGAGGCAGACGACGCTGATGAGGTCGCTGCAGAAGAAAAGGTCTCGTCAGCGTTGATTGAGAAG GTTGATGCTATGCTTCAGGGATTGGAAAAGGAGATAGATGATGTAGATGCACAAATCGGAAACCGCTGGCAACTGCTTGATAG GGATCATGATGGCAAGGTCACTCCTGAGGAGGTAGCGGCGGCTGCGGCTTATCTCAAGGATACCATTGGGAAGGAAGGTGTCCAAGAGTTCATCAGCAACCTTTCTAAAGACAAAG AAGGAAAGATCCttgtggaagacatcgtgaagcTGGCTTCTCAAACTGACGAGAACAAtgaagaccaagaagaagaatCACGGCAGTAG